A single region of the Chelmon rostratus isolate fCheRos1 chromosome 5, fCheRos1.pri, whole genome shotgun sequence genome encodes:
- the fam81b gene encoding protein FAM81B: MSDESKLPPNQNHTRPDVSEGRLSGQERTLAVLLEQAFRIKEEVAAELQSTRGSVQVKALSRKLLENHILTITRIVKQLSMDIQALQTQITQRDSITFGTTMAVQSLDKKNIAGIGDLRGRVARCDSSIARLSADVSSGERHLIRLQQEVAELRSAVDARLKELGVKLHHDQGRLEASLSERSQHQTSSMSDLHTKVQLLEARMSGELKAAREQTDSLRRWTEQQLNSSVQHCSQQQDKTLEAASRLAGQLRALEARVVQLEAQLHQADRSRADQLKRSETELGKRMTSVERGLHQELQLLKQEYHKGFLSVHDAIESLRQIGDIKSHLEKKKLQKDIRDICGKMAELNDL; encoded by the exons ATGTCAGACGAGTCAAAGTTGCCGCCCAATCAGAATCACACCAG GCCTGATGTCTCGGAGGGTCGTCTGAGCGGTCAGGAGAGGACActggctgtgctgctggagcAGGCTTTCAGGATCAAAGAGGAggtggctgcagagctgcagtccaCCCGGGGCTCTGTCCAGGTCAAGGCGCTTTCCCGCAAGCTACTGGAGAATCACATACTGACCATCACTCGCATTGTCAAGCAGCTCAGCATGGATATACAG GCCCTGCAGACACAGATCACCCAGCGGGACTCCATCACCTTTGGGACCACAATGGCTGTTCAAAGCCTGGACAAGAAGAACATAGCTGGCATTGGAGACCTGAGAGGAAGAGTAGCCAG GTGTGATTCCAGCATTGCCAGGCTGAGCGCTGACGTGAGCTCGGGGGAGCGGCACCTGATTagactgcagcaggaggtgGCGGAGCTCAGGTCGGCTGTGGACGCTCGGCTCAAAGAGCTGGGAGTCAAG cttcatcatGACCAGGGGAGACTGGAGGCGTCGTTGTCAGAGCGTTCCCAGCACCAAACGAGCTCCATGTCTGACCTGCATACAAAGGTTCAACTACTAGAAGCCAG GATGTCAGGTGAGCTGAAGGCAGCCAGGGAGCAGACGGATTCACTGAGGAGGTGGACAGAACAGCAGCTCAACAGCTCAGTCCAGCACTGCTCTCAACAACAGGACAAAACG CTAGAGGCAGCGTCTAGATTAGCTGGCCAGCTACGTGCTCTGGAGGCCCGAGTGGTGCAGCTCGAGGCCCAGCTGCACCAGGCCGACCGCAGCCGGGCAGACCAGCTGAAGCGCTCCGAAACCGAACTCGGGAAAAGAATGACCTCAGTGGAGCGCGGCCTCcaccaggagctgcagctgctcaaacaGGAATACCACAAAG GGTTCCTGTCAGTGCACGATGCCATTGAGTCCCTGAGGCAGATAGGTGACATCAAATCCCACCTTGAAAAGAAGAAGCTTCAGAAGGATATCAGGGACATCTGCGGCAAGATGGCAGAGCTCAATGACTTGTGA